Genomic window (Enterobacteriaceae bacterium 4M9):
CTGCCGAAAGTAAAAATTGAAATTGTAGTACCGGACGATATCGTTGAAACCTGCGTGGAAACGATCACCCGCACGGCGCAGACCGGCAAAATCGGCGACGGCAAAATCTTTGTCTTTGACGTTGCCCGCGTGGTGCGTATCCGCACTGGCGAAGAGGACGACGCGGCTATCTGACAAGACGCCGTCTGCCGTTATCCCCCCCAGCCGCTCTGGTGAGCCTCT
Coding sequences:
- the glnB gene encoding nitrogen regulatory protein P-II, whose translation is MKKIDAIIKPFKLDDVREALAEVGITGMTVTEVKGFGRQKGHTELYRGAEYMVDFLPKVKIEIVVPDDIVETCVETITRTAQTGKIGDGKIFVFDVARVVRIRTGEEDDAAI